GATTCCATTGAATACTTTACATCCGTATTAGATACTTCTCTTAAAGAGTTAAACTCGGACTATGAGGCAAAACGCTACAAAGATATTGCACTTCAGCCACTGGAAGTTATAGTAGCTCGCAAGGGGCTGTTTATCGACTGGCTTAAAATGAAAGGAAAATTGGGTGGCCAACATAAGGTTCCCCGCCTATGTAATACAAGAGAGAATATTGAAGAGATGATTCTTTTAAATAAATAAAAGTGCATTCCACATAAAAAGCCCCGATTCTAACTTAAGAACCGGGGCTTTCTATTATAACTTATCTGATATCTATCTTGGAGTTGCGCTCCATATTTTGACTAAGTTCATATCAAATATCAATGTTGAATAACCTAGAATTGCTCCACTGCCAGCTGTTCCATATGCCAATTGATATGGTATATAAACAACCCATCGCTCTCCTTTTTTCATTAGGCGAAGAACTTCTGTCCATCCTGTAATTATATGATAAGCAGCAACTTCTGAATAAACAGGATATTTTGCTGGAATATCAAAATTCGGGTCAGGATTAGTTCCAGTAAAATCCTGATCAAAAAGTTCACCGTTTATCAGTTTCCCTCTATAGTAAACCTGTACAGTATCAGTATCCAAAGGACGCTCTCCCGTTGCCACATATCCGGCAACCTTTTCTGCATAGATCTTCAGCTTTTGATTGCTCATCGGAGTAATCACAAACAGATTTGGATTAGACTTACTGTCTACAACCTTTTGCAGAGAATCAAGAAAAGCCTGATTACGTGGTTGCCAGTTATCATACTGAGTAACCTCACTTGTCTGGCTACAAGAAGCAAATGACAAGAGCATCAAAAGTAATGCCGGCAGGAAACATATTTTTTTATTCATATTCAGTTTTTTAAATCAATGTCTTCAA
This genomic interval from uncultured Bacteroides sp. contains the following:
- a CDS encoding FKBP-type peptidyl-prolyl cis-trans isomerase, producing the protein MNKKICFLPALLLMLLSFASCSQTSEVTQYDNWQPRNQAFLDSLQKVVDSKSNPNLFVITPMSNQKLKIYAEKVAGYVATGERPLDTDTVQVYYRGKLINGELFDQDFTGTNPDPNFDIPAKYPVYSEVAAYHIITGWTEVLRLMKKGERWVVYIPYQLAYGTAGSGAILGYSTLIFDMNLVKIWSATPR